One region of Primulina tabacum isolate GXHZ01 chromosome 1, ASM2559414v2, whole genome shotgun sequence genomic DNA includes:
- the LOC142556525 gene encoding uncharacterized protein LOC142556525, whose protein sequence is MELLMLSSALNPQNASDSLRYMDICKLVEKFYPQDFTSEEKERLEMQLKHYEHNVVKGSHYKSLSTISELCQWLVKTKKVATYDLVFRVIVLVLTLPVSTATTERSFSAMNIVKTRLRRKMEDDFYSNVLMIFIEREIAKNICIDIIIEDFENFKERRIPFS, encoded by the coding sequence ATGGAGTTACTCATGCTTAGTTCTgctttaaatcctcaaaatgCAAGTGATTCATTGAGATATATGGATATATGCAAACTGGTTGAAAAGTTTTATCCGCAAGATTTTACTAGCGAAGAAAAAGAACGGTTAGAGATGCAGTTGAAGCACTATGAGCATAATGTAGTCAAAGGGTCACACTACAAAAGTCTTTCAACCATTTCCGAGTTGTGTCAATGGTTGGTGAAGACTAAGAAAGTTGCTACATATGACCTTGTTTTTAGAGTGATCGTGCTTGTGCTGACTCTTCCAGTTTCTACCGCTACTACAGAACGGTCATTCTCAGCTATGAATATCGTCAAAACTAGGCTTCGGCGCAAAATGGAGGATGATTTTTACTCGAATGTATTGATGATATTTATTGAAAGAGAAATTGCTAAAAATATTTGTATAGATATTATTATTGAAGactttgaaaattttaaggaaCGTCGAATTCCTTTTAGTTAG
- the LOC142532310 gene encoding receptor-like protein EIX2 yields the protein MALIFMISCMHLKNIMATRNRISTNFLVLIILVLECLGSVFGQNSSGNIRCFERERQALLELKDEVVDENGRLSSWAVGGNQMECCKWIGVQCDNRTNHVTQLNLRAPPGFNNDGSSVAPLKGKISSSLLELRHLTYLDLSLNDFGYSNIPEFIGSLEKLQYLNLSFANFHGSIPPSVGNLSELIYLDFSRNSELFSENLGWVAHLGSLEYLDLSFVELGKASNIWLHAISNLTSIKELHLVNCGLQGILPSSLPSINASAPLSTLDLSMNPGISSSTFLFFLNFSKSLTSIDFSFNNMTILTPAYALDNQIFLEHLDLSNNNLEGGIPKFFGNMSSLIHLDLSHNSFMVPLSEIMINFSGSVEKNLKYLDLSDNMITGSLSDFSKFSSLNVLILGRNKLNGSITKDYPNIPSLIHLDLSSNSFTGELPDLTIYPLIEILYLNNNMFNGPLRESIGSLSKMEVLVLASNNFEGIVTESHLFNLSRLRILDFSSNPLLAVNCSSDWIPPFQLTAIKLSKCKVGPHFPQWLQYQKNLKFLDISFSQITDTIPSWIGDLTSGPINLNISNNQIHGVFPKIGFFSFNLTGYSRSLVHDSVYGMVLDLSRNKITGQAIFLCQSEEWVLIDLSSNLFFGNLPNCFANSTRLRFLNLANNNFYGEIPSSFGSLPLLSLLNLRNNSFSGGIPTSLRSCTGLKMIDLGENRLTGVIPTWIGDELLSLIVLSLRVNEFRGMIPSSICNLQNLQVLDLFFNKISGVIPKCLDNLTAMTDRPGSEQKNSDLLGTPALYYTLLDAEYFTWKGKAINYVNHNIFVELIDLSSNALIGDIPSEITKLLGLNSLNLSRNSLSGQIPANIGILKYLDSLDLSRNHLSGDIPASLSELSFLGNLDLSYNNLSGRIPPLSFDESTFAGNPGLCGLPVLNKSCPDDNENTNKSDASVTDNLKLDEDELITNGFYICMAFGFVFGFWGIFGVILLNKSARSAYYKLLDSIEDSVYMRRELKKAHLREEVHSPSSLYMINKL from the exons atGGCGTTGATTTTTATGATCTCATGCATGCACTTAAAAAACATCATGGCTACTCGAAATAGAATCTCAACCAATTTTCTTGTATTAATTATTCTGGTTTTAGAGTGTTTGGGAAGTGTTTTCGGACAAAATTCTTCTGGTAACATCAGATGCTTTGAGAGGGAGAGACAAGCTCTTCTCGAGTTGAAAGACGAGGTTGTTGATGAAAATGGCAGACTCTCTTCTTGGGCTGTAGGAGGAAATCAAATGGAGTGCTGTAAGTGGATTGGTGTTCAGTGTGATAACAGAACTAATCACGTCACACAATTGAACTTGAGGGCTCCGCCAGGATTCAATAATGATGGATCCAGCGTTGCTCCTCTCAAAGGTAAGATTAGCTCTTCATTGCTGGAATTGAGGCACTTGACTTACCTCGATCTgagtttaaatgattttggGTATTCAAATATCCCGGAGTTCATTGGTTCATTAGAGAAATTACAGTATCTCAATCTTTCCTTTGCTAATTTCCATGGATCCATTCCGCCGAGTGTTGGAAACCTTTCCGAGTTGATATATCTTGATTTTAGTCGGAATTCCGAGCTCTTTAGCGAAAATCTTGGTTGGGTTGCTCATCTTGGTTCACTGGAATATCTTGACCTCAGTTTTGTCGAGCTGGGCAAAGCATCCAACATTTGGTTACATGCAATTAGCAACTTAACATCTATAAAAGAATTACACTTGGTAAACTGTGGACTTCAAGGCATCCTCCCTTCTTCTCTTCCCTCTATCAATGCTTCTGCTCCTCTTTCTACCCTCGACTTGTCGATGAATCCCGGTATCTCATCTTCCACgtttttgtttttcttaaaCTTCAGCAAAAGCCTAACCTCCATTGATTTCTCATTTAACAATATGACAATTCTCACTCCTGCTTATGCTTTAGACAACCAGATATTTCTTGAACATCTTGATCTCTCCAATAATAACCTTGAAGGTGGGATTCCTAAATTCTTCGGAAATATGAGCAGTTTAATACACTTGGATTTGTCCCATAACAGTTTTATGGTGCCACTTTCTGAAATTATGATCAACTTTTCGGGGTCTGTAGAAAAGAATTTGAAGTATCTGGATTTGAGTGATAATATGATAACTGGTTCATTATCTGATTTTTCAAAGTTCTCATCCTTGAATGTGCTAATACTCGGGAGGAATAAGTTGAATGGATCCATTACCAAGGATTACCCAAATATCCCAAGTCTTATTCACCTAGATTTGTCATCAAATAGTTTTACAGGTGAACTGCCCGATCTTACAATTTATCCGCTCATCGAAATATTGTATCTCAACAACAACATGTTCAATGGACCTTTGAGAGAAAGCATTGGATCCCTTTCAAAAATGGAGGTTTTAGTTCTTGCTTCAAATAACTTCGAGGGCATCGTTACCGAGTCTCATTTGTTCAATCTATCTCGTCTAAGGATACTTGACTTTTCTTCTAACCCACTGCTGGCAGTAAATTGTAGCTCAGATTGGATTCCTCCATTTCAACTAACAGCAATAAAACTCTCCAAATGTAAAGTAGGACCACATTTTCCGCAATGGCTTCAATACCAGAAAAATTTAAAGTTTCTTGATATCTCGTTTTCTCAAATTACAGACACCATTCCTAGTTGGATTGGTGATTTAACTTCCGGGCCAATAAATCTGAATATATCAAATAACCAAATCCATGGCGTCTTTCCGAAGATTGGATTCTTTTCTTTCAACCTTACAGGCTATTCACGGTCTCTTGTACACGATAGTGTATATGGAATGGTATTAGATCTGTCAAGAAATAAAATTACAGGTCAAGCAATTTTTTTGTGCCAAAGTGAAGAGTGGGTACTGATTGACCTCTCAAGTAACCTATTTTTCGGTAATCTACCGAATTGTTTCGCCAACTCTACTCGGTTAAGATTTCTTAATTTGGCCAACAATAATTTCTATGGGGAAATCCCAAGCTCATTTGGCTCGTTACCATTGCTATCTTTGTTGAATTTGAGAAACAACAGTTTCTCAGGGGGAATCCCAACATCTTTGAGAAGCTGCACTGGTTTAAAAATGATCGATCTTGGAGAAAATAGGCTAACAGGCGTCATACCCACCTGGATAGGAGATGAGTTGCTTTCACTGATTGTTCTAAGCCTACGTGTCAACGAGTTTCGTGGTATGATACCTTCCAGCATTTGCAACCTACAAAATCTCCAAGTGCTAGACCTTTTTTTCAACAAGATATCTGGAGTCATACCAAAATGCTTGGATAATCTTACTGCCATGACTGATAGACCAGGCTCCGAGCAGAAAAATTCTGATTTATTGGGTACACCCGCACTATACTACACCTTACTAGATGCTGAATATTTCACGTGGAAAGGAAAGGCGATCAACTACGTAAATCATAATATATTTGTCGAACTCATTGATTTGTCGAGCAATGCCTTGATTGGTGATATCCCATCTGAAATCACAAAACTTCTTGGCCTAAATTCGTTGAATCTTTCAAGAAACAGCTTAAGTGGACAAATTCCTGCAAACATTGGTATCTTGAAATACTTGGATTCCCTAGATCTTTCAAGAAACCACCTCTCTGGGGATATTCCGGCCAGCCTTTCCGAATTGAGCTTTCTTGGAAACTTAGACTTGTCATACAACAACTTGTCGGGTAGAATTCCGCCTCTGAGCTTTGATGAATCTACCTTTGCTGGGAATCCTGGCCTTTGTGGGCTTCCTGTACTCAATAAATCTTGCCCCGACGACAATGAAAACACAAATAAATCAGATGCCAGTGTAACGGACAACTTGAAGCTCGACGAAGATGAGTTGATTACCAATGGATTTTATATCTGTATGGCATTCGGTTTTGTTTTTGGATTTTGGGGGATATTCGGAGTAATACTACTCAACAAGTCAGCAAGATCCGCTTATTACAAGTTGTTGGATTCAATTGAAGACTCTGTATACATGAGACGAGAGCTCAAAAAAGCCCATCTGAGAGAAGAG GTTCATTCTCCCTCCAGCCTATATATGATTAACAAGCTTTAA
- the LOC142556535 gene encoding secreted RxLR effector protein 161-like, producing MYAQVCIRPDIAYVTGMLGRYLSNPGVEHWKAVKRVLRYLQRTKDYMLTYRRLDQLEIIGYSDSDFAECQDSMKSTSGYIYLLAGGAISWKSAKQSLIASSTMAAEFVACYETSNHGIWL from the coding sequence atgtatgctcaggtttgtatACGTCCAGATATTGCGTACGTGACAGGAATGTTGGGACGATATTTAAGTAATCCAGGAGTGGAACATTGGAAAGCGGTCAAAAGGGTTTTACGGTACCTACagagaacaaaagattacatGCTCACATATCGGAGGTTGGATCAGCTTGAGATCATTGGGTATAGTGACTCCGATTTTGCTGAATGCCAAGATAGTATGAAATCTACGTCGGGCTACATCTATCTCCTTGCTGGAGGTGCCATTTCCTGGAAGAGTGCTAAACAGTCACTTATAGCCTCTTCCACCATGGCAGCTGAGTTTGTAGCGTGTTATGAGACATCCAATCATGGAATATGGCTGTAA